TATTGCTAAAGTGCCTTAAAaccgaagaaaaaaaatgttatcgtaaccatttttattgtattggaAAGTATGTTTTAGAGCAAACAAGATCACgttcttatattttaatagcatCGTAGACAGttggtgctaaataacaaaaccTAAGCAACAAAACGGTCACCAATTATTGTCCTTTAAATTCCTGTGTAatcacataaaaattattttacagaaagtaatgaaaataaaagtcgACTAATTATAGctggtattatttatttaaaaataaaaacaaataaagtttattctaATACAGGATgtttgattataaagaaatgtattgtcaataaaaacatgtttttagaACGTTCGTCCTATTTTTCTAATGTAACAAACACACCTTATAGACTACATATTAACgataaatatgtaatgtaaatatgtaatactcatttaattagtaattctCAGTAAATTGTCATgcattatataactttatgcTTATCTTGACTCGTACAATTCTAAAATCAACGGTAAAAGTACATTGTATTTCTCTTTAGTTCCAAGATATttgccttaaaaaaattatagacaaTTTTTGTTCGTGGTGGGATCAttcataagtaaaaaataaatcaaaactatAAAGCTAAACGTAGAGCTAATATTTAAGACACAACTATTACAAGGTTACGAAATTAAAATcgttataaaagataaagtagaattttgtaaatacttaattttcaaTTCCAGGCTATAACTAAATAACTACACCTAagattattaacttatattacCCTAATtagtattgtttaattttgattttttaactcAGAGTCGTTAAGTTGAAGGAACTCTTAGCGTGGGTTTAATAACGGTAATCTGTACTACACTAAGAGTCTTTTAAGTACCCATCAAACTCCAAGTTCAGTGAAAGAACGTTTTAGTTAATTTCTGTTTCACCGGTCCACTGTCGCGGTTGACTTTGTTGTGGCTGTTCTTGATAAGGCTGACCATAAGGGTATGTTGGTTGTTCATTGTCATCTGCAACTTTGACAGCCTCTGTCGGCTCCGGAGTATCTTCTGTGGTGTCCTTCTTGTAAGGGATACTGTCGTCGTCGGAATTCACTTTGAACGAGTCGTCGGGGTCGATCGCTCGCGTTCTggaaatttatgttttaaattattacgtttAACAGTCTACTGTAGAACATATTAACAACTGGCTATCTAAACGGAGATTTAGTAACTTGTGTTGGCAGATTGTAATTATATCCGAGGTCGTAGTAACCgattctttataaattacttgcTTTAATGGATTTACGTATATTTTAAACTCTAACTGGGATCTTTTAGAAGCGAAATTTACTGATTTAATACTCACCTCACATTTAGATAATCATTTTCGTCCTTGTCATCTTCCTTCCTTCTCTTAAGGATGCGCCAGCCAACGCATATGAGCAGGATGACGATGGGCACCATGACTGCACTGATGATGCCCCAAGTCGCTCCCAGAGTCCTTGCGGAATATTCTTGTCGGCCTGTTATGTGAAGTTACGATAGTATAAACTGTTTCCTCAGTCTGTtgtaaaacaatgtaattacTCTTGTAATGAGggtttttaatatctttgctacttattaaaaaactaacttttacccgcgactccgtccgcgcggaataaaaaatagaaaacggggtaaaaattatcctatgtccgtttcctggttctaagctacctgcccatcaattttcagtcaaatcgattcagccgttcttgagttataaatagtgtaactaacacaactttcttttatatatatagataagactagcttttacccgcgactccgtccgcgcggaataaaaaaaaaatggaaaacggggtaaaacttattctatgtccttttcctggttctaagctacctgcccaccaattttcagtcaaatcgatccagccgttcttgagttataaatggtgtaactaacacgactttcttttatatatatagataagatgtcGCTACGTATTGATTCTTACTAGGTAAAggattgaaatttaatttgcctacctttggtttttgagaccaaaatctctgtataaaacatatagtcatcCCGCTCactatctttgacaaaatagagataacaatattatattttgcacgggaattttggtctcagaaacccacgattctACAAACatcgttaaattatttaatttttttttgtttaaatttatattaactaatttCTACACATATCATTAGTTACGTTGGCACGAAGATTTTTCTCAGTGAAGGTTTTACTTTACACTCAGTacttaatcaaataaaatttaggtACTCACCTATTCAAGGCTGTGACCctaattttttgtatgaacAAGGCGATAAGAAAGCAAGCAATAACCTCGACATAGATAAAgggataaaagaaaaatcatcaCTATAGAGAAAATTTCTATTCCACAACATTGACCGCACTATTATTTCTTGCTTTCTTACGCTTTGACAAATAAAATGCACAAACGTCATAGGGGAAGTTATTCTACCATATATCGGAACAGAAATTTCCTCTTGCtgtgattatttaaaatatataatttaatgtttattacataatttacaactaattaattaaatttttaaaacattttaataaaactattgttaattttaaacaacaatGGGGAAACGTCACAGACACATTTTCTAATGAATATATATTCTACAATacttaattattcttatttatataacttaatatcGAGAACATAAGtttctgtattaaataaaatttgtgaatTGTCAAGATTGTTGgcttattactattatttcttCAGTGGGATACGTcaagtatttaaaagaaatcaacTATACCATAGTCGATCGACTACTAAAAGTAGGGGCTTCAGCAGCCGGTGGGTCTATTAAAGTCTCTACAGACTTGCCTCTTTGCGGTGGCATTGTGAAAGTTTTGATTTCAGTAGGAGGAGCACTTTTAGGTGCTTCTGGTAAACCGGGATTGTTATAAGTGTTTCTAGGACTGACATCCGAAGTAGGGCTTATTGGTGGAGAATAGATTTCGGAGTAAGTAGGTGAATAATGGGAGGGGATAGGGCTATATTGGTCCTCGAATTTGGGAGCGTAAGGGTCTTCGGAGCCGTCTTTTGTGGAGTAACCAGAGTCACTGGGAAGCGCGTTACGTCCAGTCTGACGTGGCTTACTAACGTACTCTATATCTTTAGCTGGTCGAGTTAAAGTCGACTCACGATTGGATTCGGAATCCGATGGGGAAGTTATAGAAAGCAAATCTTCTTCAGATAAATCCCAAAGCTTTTCGGGGAATTCAACATCGGGTGCGTTCGGTAAGGGCTCATTAGTACGGTAAGTTTTGTCATAGGCTCGACGTTTCTTAGGTAAAGTGGACTTGTCCGATTTTCCAGAGTCGCTTTTGTTGGAATCTGTATACCCTAAGCCTGAACTTTCTCCGTCAGTGGGAGGAGGTGGGGCAGACCTGACTAAGTTCGCCTTTTGTTTCTCTTCGGTGGGGGTGTCGGGTAAAGTGGAAGATTTCATTGTATCTGTGATGTTCCCCATTGAGGAGGATCTTAGATTAAGTCGCGATGCGGATTTTGATCGTGGAATGTTCTGGAAGCTGAATGTCTCTTTGCCCTCGGATCTTGGTTTATAACAACACCAGAACCAAAGGAGGCAAATGAGGAGGCCTAATGGTAGAATAACTGCCACGATGATGCCCCAAGTCAAGAATAGAGCGCGTTGAGAATACTCTTGGTTACCTGGATATGAAATATTTGCCGTTAATTTGTTGATTAAAGgaatatatgtaaatgtatGCTTATTTTCAGAATGTTTTTAAGATGCAAAAGAATGTTATGGACAtgattgttttgtaaaagctATTAAAATGTAGTACTCACGTAGACACTCCGTATATCCATAATCTGGGAGATTCCATCTACCGTTGTCTTCACAAACGCGACGCTTATCGCCTATCAGGATGAAGTCTTGGTTGCATTCGAAGTTGACCTATATACGATATAAGGTAAACTCTCTTGGAATGGTCTCATAAACAACAGAACGTATCACGagaactaaaaatattgttgaatgtatttgtaaaagtGTATATCTCTTACCCTGGTTCCCGGCGTAAAGAagaaattactttttcttCCGAAACGTGGAGTTTCTAAAATACCGCAACTGATTACTCGTCGTGCGTTCTGTTCCTTTATGTTTGTCTAAAACAACAcatcaaatttttaattctggcTTATTAACACTGCTCGAATTccttttaaaaacacaaaagttaaatatttttgacaaagattttatcaatggatattttttatttacttggcTGAAGCAATCAAATTATCTATCTTGATGACAATTCAAATGCAACTGTGGGTTTCTCGCACATTATTCCAAGCTGGTCGGCCTTGGTTTAAtgcattataattatatgaacAATGGACAGAAGACCCGATTCCACTAACGGATGTtggtacttttattatttttttttaagaaatataagtaAGTTCTCATGTATATTATGAAACTAGCTTTTCCCCGCGATTCCGTtagcgcggaatttaaaaaaagttgttatgtgtatgttctatatctgtgccaaacttcatcaagattcgttcagttgttccggagataccttcaaacaaacatccatccatctaaacttattaaattgcCTAGTGTACGAAGGGCTGAAgtgatttaaacaaaagacTTAATACTTACTAAAGAGGATTGATAATTCTTTGTGAACTCTGCCATATCTCTGTTTAACGTCATACCATAATCATATCGACATTGGTAAGAATCTTGACAGATTTCTATAGCTCTGTCCACGTCATGAGATCGATTCGTTGGTAAGAAATCAGCCGGTTCTCTTATGAAGTTCGGTATAAATTGGTTGTCGTTGTAATATGCCGCTGTACGACCGTACTCTCTCACGAACATTGCAACACCTATGTCCCTTTGCTCACGATCAGTTAGTTGCCCTagaaaattatcataatattagtaaaataaaaacttttttctgtATTTCGGATcgtatatgaaaaaatacgTACAATGCTGTGCGAAGTCTCTGTGTGCCGATTGAAAGTTATTGACGTCAACGGTTGCCAGTGTGCCATCGGGCCGCATGAAGTCATCATTTAAGTCTAGGGACCAGTTTCCGAATAATCCTCGAGTTTGattctgtgtacaaaatatttatgaacaaTTGTAGAAGAGAaacttaagtaaaatttaactaaaattaacttCATAGTGTGTTCCTGTAGTAAAATAGTTActgttgtaaattaaaataatacataccaTATAGTTCCAAGGTAAATACACTCTGGCCGTCATGAAGCCCTTGTTCTCCACTACTTCTATACCGGCGCCCGATGAGAACATGATCACTATCTCCGATTGATTGAGAATATACATAGGTTGGTAGACGGTAACACCTGGATAAGACAATTAAAATAGCTATTAAGGTCTATGAATGGAGGCGTAACCCATGGGGGTCTATTACATGATGCTTTAGTAAGTTTAGTAATGAAAGGCAGAGGAAATCACGGTTGTAACGGAAACTTACCTGGGAAATATTGGACTCTTAGAGCAGGACGGTCGAAGTATATTCGTTTGTTGTCAGCAAAGACGTCTAGTCTGTATCGCCATTGGGCATGTTGTGGCCGTAAACGAACCTATAAATATCATTATATTAAAGAACAGTACTTAAGGCTGACCTAACTACTGCTTAACCAGAACGGATCGAGGTCTATACGTCCAGGTTCGGTTCCCGTTATGAACCACTAGGCTCTaactatgaaggaaaaatcGTGATGCGATCTAtccatataattaaaaaaaattgtgtgaaGTCGGCCCACCCGCATTGGGCCCGCGTGGTGGACTAAGATCCAATCACCCTACCCTTGGGTAGGCTTCAAACACTTTGGTGAGGACATATATATCAGCTGACGATGAAACTACCAGTATAACTGATATAACTACCACCCAAGTATCCAAGGCTCAAAGGTCAAGGGTCCAAGGTGTCAAGCCAACAAGTCTTTTCTTACGAAGATACTATTGAGATAAATGGAACAAACCTCAATCGGAACAGAATTGTTAGAAGCTGCTACAATTGACGTCAAATGCGTAGCATTCACTGGACCATAGATGTTTCTGGGTACTTGTTCGAATCGTCCTTGAACATCCAGCTTAAGGTGAGGATGGTCTACTCGTACCAGCACGTATTCTcctacgaaaaataaaaatgtttatagaaGAAACGCAGTAATAAAGTCATAAAAATGATATACAAGATTATTTAAGTATCTACCTTTTCCGTTGAAAGTGTACTGTAGGTCGTCGAAAGTAATAATGTGTGGATCGCCGAATATTCCTGCCACTCCTGGAGACTGGTATGCCACACAGTCTTGTGATGGCCGACGCTCGAAtctattaaagtaatatatcAGTCAAAAAATTAGACGATTGAGATTCAGGTTACAGAAAACAACAGACCTGAAGGTTTCGCAGCCCACAGCCTGTTCCTCTTGCCACATGCAGCACTGGTAGAATGGAATCATGTCATGGAACCAATGGGACAACGATGGTACCTGTtgataaaaacatatcgtgaggtatttgacataaaaaaaatcagtagaAATTTTTCTCTTGAAAGTAAAATACTCACTTTATTGGCCTCGTTGTAAGGTGTGAATCCGAAGTCATGCGACCGATGCGGACGTGAACCCCACATTTGATCGTAGGAGAGCATAAGGAAACCGTTCTTGTCGTAACAGCATTGCTGTCCGGAACCTTCAGCgctataatacaaaatatttttttaatgatttaaggaCCATTAATGCATTCAAGACTTTGTTCAGGAATTAAggttatttataagtaagaaaaCTTAAACCTCTAGAATTTTCTTACACATTTGCTTTGTTCTATTTGTTAACTGAAGCCAAGTATATCTTACCTTGGAGCACCACTTCTGACACAGTGTACACCTCCCCAATGGTATCTACAAGTGGGATTGGTATCTTTATCACATCCCAGGTCAGGCATGAACCGTCCCTTATCCAACAGCGCGTGTTCCAATGTGCAAGGACAGATCCAGATTTGAGAGGCGAAGTTCTTTAGGAATCGGTCCGTGCGTAGCCAGTTGTTGCACATTGACATCGGCCAACGCTGACCGTGCAGTCGTTCCCATTGCTTATCGAAGTACCAGCCTAGAGGGATCGGACGACTCCAAAGTATACTGGGAAGTTATAGTTAAAACAGAGTTATTTCATCAGATTTAACAAGTATTTACTAGGAGCTAAACTTTTATATGAAGTCAACAGGGTCTTTACTGGTCTTGTAAATGTTATATACTTACGGCGATATAGGAACTCCTTTGAACACTTCAGGTGTTGTCAAATTGATCTGTATGAACCCGAACTGCATGTCGTTATGCATTATATTCTCTCTGTTGCGGAAGTTTTCTGGATTAATTATATACTCTCCAGTATTGGCGACACCTACTTCTATCATGTCGATGTATTCTAATTGTGGTCTGATTGTGATTTCCTTGTAGCCCCAAAGACTGATCTGGAGTTGAACGTTTAGATTTGAGGTCAAGTTAAACCGGTCCCAAGTGATTCGTATCTCTCGAGGACTACGTTCGTGTATCGCGTTGTCGGGGAAGAATATCTTTTCGGCTGCTGTTGCAGGCGTTTCTGttgtaagtaaaaaagaaGGGAGTATTAAAATCGATCTAACAACACTAAATTCAATTTTGGTTGTAGATTCATTAAATAAGTCTGTACAAATGCTGGCTCAATTGAAAGAATCGAAGCTTCTTACCAACAAAAAATTTCCCTTTCCATTTATAAGGTTCGTTGTTAATCGCAATTTCGAATCTAGCATAACCGTTATGCCAGAAGCGAGGCTGGACACAGATAGCTCTGTTTACGTCGACAACCGCACCAACTACGGACTCGGTGTCGAAGCGACACGTGATCCTATCATTAGGGTTGAAGCATGGACCAGTGATGTTAACAATAGTACCGCCGAGCATGTTGCCACTCTCAGGTGCAAACATTAGAGGCAGATTCGCACCGTCTGtaaaaaggtttatttaatCATACTTTTGTGTATAAGGTAAGAATCATCTTATACATAGCAATAGGAATCGGTTCTGTTCTTTTGTAAAAGTCAATTCAGACTAGTAaagattgattttttaatttagactaAAAAAGATTGATTGTCTGtgttgaaaaaaacaaataaagaagAATAACTCACCAATGTCCTTATTACAAGTGCCCATAAGTATCTTTTCGTCAATTCTGAATATATGCCGACCAGGGAAACCATTAGCCCAACCTCTACCAGTGAGATCTCTGAGCACAGACGCCTGAGAGTAAGGTTTGTATTCATAGCTCTGTGTACCGTTGCCTGCGTTGAAACCAATCTAGAAGTCAGTTAAGAAAAGATTATTGTTATTCAAACatatctaattattttaatgtatttactacaaaagaaaaatgaatcaATTTTAGGGGCTAACTATAGAAAAGTACAACTAAACAATAGCGTCTTGAAAATCAGATGTTTCTGATTATTGCCTAATGCAGAATTTTAGTAAGGTAGGtagatcaaaataaattataattttttttgtaattatcgaTTGTAAATGGCAacactgaaaaaaaattctcgAAGTAAACGCCTCCGtagcatatttaatttttacatattaaccACAATTTTGTGCTCTGCTTAATCTTTGATTGAAGTCATGGTTTAAAACTTACGTATGCGGGAACACCCCCTTCTCCTGTAGTGGTATCACCACCAGCCTCAGTATGCGAACTCCAGTTGATCTCCAGATAGTTGAAGATAGCGTACGTAAACACTTCATCGGTCGCGAGTACCATTTGGAAAGTGTTTGTCTGAAGatagtaacaaaaaaagtataaaacacCACTAGGATTTgcgatttatatatattttttaaagcaaaacGCCTTTTTGTCTAATGGATGGTAGAATTAAAATgaagttagtttataattatattttcactaggttttttttttatatatatttttgtacttgtATGTCAGCAGTGCAAACATGGGTTAAATAAACTTACCACAAACAAAGAATTATCAATACCGCCGGCGAATGACATATTCTTCCATGTCATAGTGATGGCATGCTTGGGGAAGAAAGTGTCTGAGCCGATGACACCCTCGCGGATGTCCCAAGTTATACGCTCTCTCATTTCCACTCCC
The sequence above is drawn from the Papilio machaon chromosome 22, ilPapMach1.1, whole genome shotgun sequence genome and encodes:
- the LOC106720848 gene encoding protein mesh isoform X1 codes for the protein MGVKIKIALVLLVALSVSGQDLIVNEENETISDVDTKLDEAVENVEVSVDKETAPVEVISDTNDLQVRNGKYQMLDDTVEGAVSDLTDIAIDTNNEQNERQILMPSTTAPTNNDFAHIDGRVLPSTTYQNNGQPYVITPQRLAQVRSNFMYWFYDQGGNENIGDYQRDIHTSTPQIHKNFNFQLPFFGFRFNYTRLSMNGYIYFSDPPDHYTYPLSFPVRDWPAVNDPSFIGIFFSKCRIGSQRPEDPDQRRPGVYFRMDRDLQTRTDQLGVEMRERITWDIREGVIGSDTFFPKHAITMTWKNMSFAGGIDNSLFVTNTFQMVLATDEVFTYAIFNYLEINWSSHTEAGGDTTTGEGGVPAYIGFNAGNGTQSYEYKPYSQASVLRDLTGRGWANGFPGRHIFRIDEKILMGTCNKDIDGANLPLMFAPESGNMLGGTIVNITGPCFNPNDRITCRFDTESVVGAVVDVNRAICVQPRFWHNGYARFEIAINNEPYKWKGKFFVETPATAAEKIFFPDNAIHERSPREIRITWDRFNLTSNLNVQLQISLWGYKEITIRPQLEYIDMIEVGVANTGEYIINPENFRNRENIMHNDMQFGFIQINLTTPEVFKGVPISPILWSRPIPLGWYFDKQWERLHGQRWPMSMCNNWLRTDRFLKNFASQIWICPCTLEHALLDKGRFMPDLGCDKDTNPTCRYHWGGVHCVRSGAPSAEGSGQQCCYDKNGFLMLSYDQMWGSRPHRSHDFGFTPYNEANKVPSLSHWFHDMIPFYQCCMWQEEQAVGCETFRFERRPSQDCVAYQSPGVAGIFGDPHIITFDDLQYTFNGKGEYVLVRVDHPHLKLDVQGRFEQVPRNIYGPVNATHLTSIVAASNNSVPIEVRLRPQHAQWRYRLDVFADNKRIYFDRPALRVQYFPGVTVYQPMYILNQSEIVIMFSSGAGIEVVENKGFMTARVYLPWNYMNQTRGLFGNWSLDLNDDFMRPDGTLATVDVNNFQSAHRDFAQHWQLTDREQRDIGVAMFVREYGRTAAYYNDNQFIPNFIREPADFLPTNRSHDVDRAIEICQDSYQCRYDYGMTLNRDMAEFTKNYQSSLTNIKEQNARRVISCGILETPRFGRKSNFFFTPGTRVNFECNQDFILIGDKRRVCEDNGRWNLPDYGYTECLRRQEYSARTLGATWGIISAVMVPIVILLICVGWRILKRRKEDDKDENDYLNVRTRAIDPDDSFKVNSDDDSIPYKKDTTEDTPEPTEAVKVADDNEQPTYPYGQPYQEQPQQSQPRQWTGETEIN
- the LOC106720848 gene encoding protein mesh isoform X2 yields the protein MGVKIKIALVLLVALSVSGQDLIVNEENETISDVDTKLDEAVENVEVSVDKETAPVEVISDTNDLQVRNGKYQMLDDTVEGAVSDLTDIAIDTNNEQNERQILMPSTTAPTNNDFAHIDGRVLPSTTYQNNGQPYVITPQRLAQVRSNFMYWFYDQGGNENIGDYQRDIHTSTPQIHKNFNFQLPFFGFRFNYTRLSMNGYIYFSDPPDHYTYPLSFPVRDWPAVNDPSFIGIFFSKCRIGSQRPEDPDQRRPGVYFRMDRDLQTRTDQLGVEMRERITWDIREGVIGSDTFFPKHAITMTWKNMSFAGGIDNSLFVTNTFQMVLATDEVFTYAIFNYLEINWSSHTEAGGDTTTGEGGVPAYIGFNAGNGTQSYEYKPYSQASVLRDLTGRGWANGFPGRHIFRIDEKILMGTCNKDIDGANLPLMFAPESGNMLGGTIVNITGPCFNPNDRITCRFDTESVVGAVVDVNRAICVQPRFWHNGYARFEIAINNEPYKWKGKFFVETPATAAEKIFFPDNAIHERSPREIRITWDRFNLTSNLNVQLQISLWGYKEITIRPQLEYIDMIEVGVANTGEYIINPENFRNRENIMHNDMQFGFIQINLTTPEVFKGVPISPILWSRPIPLGWYFDKQWERLHGQRWPMSMCNNWLRTDRFLKNFASQIWICPCTLEHALLDKGRFMPDLGCDKDTNPTCRYHWGGVHCVRSGAPSAEGSGQQCCYDKNGFLMLSYDQMWGSRPHRSHDFGFTPYNEANKVPSLSHWFHDMIPFYQCCMWQEEQAVGCETFRFERRPSQDCVAYQSPGVAGIFGDPHIITFDDLQYTFNGKGEYVLVRVDHPHLKLDVQGRFEQVPRNIYGPVNATHLTSIVAASNNSVPIEVRLRPQHAQWRYRLDVFADNKRIYFDRPALRVQYFPGVTVYQPMYILNQSEIVIMFSSGAGIEVVENKGFMTARVYLPWNYMNQTRGLFGNWSLDLNDDFMRPDGTLATVDVNNFQSAHRDFAQHWQLTDREQRDIGVAMFVREYGRTAAYYNDNQFIPNFIREPADFLPTNRSHDVDRAIEICQDSYQCRYDYGMTLNRDMAEFTKNYQSSLTNIKEQNARRVISCGILETPRFGRKSNFFFTPGTRVNFECNQDFILIGDKRRVCEDNGRWNLPDYGYTECLRNQEYSQRALFLTWGIIVAVILPLGLLICLLWFWCCYKPRSEGKETFSFQNIPRSKSASRLNLRSSSMGNITDTMKSSTLPDTPTEEKQKANLVRSAPPPPTDGESSGLGYTDSNKSDSGKSDKSTLPKKRRAYDKTYRTNEPLPNAPDVEFPEKLWDLSEEDLLSITSPSDSESNRESTLTRPAKDIEYVSKPRQTGRNALPSDSGYSTKDGSEDPYAPKFEDQYSPIPSHYSPTYSEIYSPPISPTSDVSPRNTYNNPGLPEAPKSAPPTEIKTFTMPPQRGRQEYSARTLGATWGIISAVMVPIVILLICVGWRILKRRKEDDKDENDYLNVRTRAIDPDDSFKVNSDDDSIPYKKDTTEDTPEPTEAVKVADDNEQPTYPYGQPYQEQPQQSQPRQWTGETEIN